The Mycolicibacterium aichiense region GCTGGGCTCGTACTATCTGGTGCCCAGCATCCTCGCGGTGCGAGGCCTCGGCATCAAAGGGCTTCTGCACGTGGACGAATGGAAACAGCGCATCGCCGAGAACCCGGCGAACAGAGAGCGCATCCTCGCGATGGACTCCGACGAGTTCCTCCGGGTGATGCTGCGCTGGCTCAATGCGTTCGTCCCCAAGCCCGGTCAGGCGATCCCCGGCGTCGATGACGAGTTCTTCGGCGACATCACGGTACCCACCTTGATCATCCGCGGCGGCGAGAACGACTGGGACCACCCCAAGCGCACCTCGCTCGAGGTGAACTGCCTCATCAAGGGCTCAACGCTGATCGACCCGCCGTGGCCGGAGGATGCCTGGGAGCGCGCCGGTGAGGACCGCGCATCGGGAAAGGTCAAGCACTTCAACATGTTCGATACCTGGGTGCAGGCGGCCCCGGCCATTCTGGACTTCCTGGGCCGATGAGCACCCGGTTGCATTCAGACCAGGCGGATGCGGATTTCGCAGTTGGTCGACGCCTCCAACGCCGTGTGCACCCGGCTCTCCGGGATGCGCGCCATGTCGGCCTTGCTCAGCGAGACGTCCAAAATGTCGTAGCCGTCGTCGCCCTCCGTTCGGGCGATCTCACCGCGCAACCCGAATCCCGCCAGCACCCCGTGCGCATCTTCGTCAGTCCCACGGCTGACGTAGGTCACCACACCGATCACCGGTTCGGTGCCGAATGCCCTGGCGCACAAGGTGACACCGACACCCGTCAGATCGGCTTCCGTGGCGTTGCTGATCAAAAGTT contains the following coding sequences:
- a CDS encoding alpha/beta fold hydrolase, yielding MSSAVTTGPQLRDGEQAMTINGGNVVYEILGEAGDFIALTPGGRYSKDIEGLRPLAEELVKGGYRVLLWDRPNCGKSDLQFYGQSESHMRAETLHGLITGLGIGPCIIAGGSGGARDSILTTILYPEIATKLVTWNIVGGVYGSFVLGSYYLVPSILAVRGLGIKGLLHVDEWKQRIAENPANRERILAMDSDEFLRVMLRWLNAFVPKPGQAIPGVDDEFFGDITVPTLIIRGGENDWDHPKRTSLEVNCLIKGSTLIDPPWPEDAWERAGEDRASGKVKHFNMFDTWVQAAPAILDFLGR